The genome window AAATTAGTAGTTATTAAAAGTATCTATGGCAACAACGCATAGAAAACTCTTCTTTCAAGGGTTGCTCATAGTATAAGTTTTAGAGACAaccactgatttatttattttacaaaagtttATGCTCATTTACTTGGTGTTATTTATCCACAGGAGTTACTTTTATATTCTGATCTTATAAGAGACATAGGTTTTAAATACAAGTTTAATAAGACAAAATGTTTGTTCTTTCAAAATAATTCCTTAATTCCTAGATTTGATGACTTTTGtagaactttaaatatatatgtatgtaatatttcTAATGTAGTACGACAATACTTATTCTTGGTCTTGTTCTTTCTTAGTCTTTGAATCTGAAaacatttataatacattttaaattcaacATTCACATCCAAGGAGAGGGTGAGTTGCCTGCCTTGGAAATGACTATATCTTATCAGTAGAACATAGTATTTCTTAATATAGCAGCTTTCTATTGATTGGTAATTTGATCAGTTTTTCAATTCACAAATTCACAAGCTAGGAATAAATGATTTCAAACCATGCTACTTGACAGTTTGTATTTAAATGATGCGAATGTGCTTGTCTGGTTGccagttatttatttgtttaatatcatTTGTTTCCCACAGAGTCCAGTGTTTCTTCAGTTAGTTCTTTAACTGGCTCTGATTCCATTAACTTCATAGATGATGACAAATCACAGCAAGGTACTTAGTTATTTCTTTCAGTGCCATccgtattatttctttttatttttaatctcaaatTTGTTTGATAAGGagtaatacaaattttatttgatAGGGTTGCCTGAAGTGGCAGAATCCACCTGGTGGTTTAAATTCTTTTTCCATTCTGAACCTGTGCTTTCAAATGTGAGAACAAAAGATCTGTCTGCTAATGGGTGAGTTTTAGCCTCCTCTGGTAAGGGCAGTTCTTACTTAGTGAATGAAATAATGCACATGGTATGTGTTATGCTACTCACTTAGGGTACACAATTGTCTCTTGAGAGCAGTAAGCCTTGCCTATGAAGTGTACCTGAAGGATGAGGGTGGCACTAACACAGCTCCCTCCTTGAAGGTCGCTGTCAGGAAGACCATAGCACCCTTTCCAGTTCAGTCACTCAAGAGTGGTGAAGTCATATGCCAAACTGTGTCATTGTTTGGCGGGCGATGGACTGAGAATCTGAGGAAAGGGTCTAAATTTGTTTTGCCCATACCTTCAGGAAAAGAATAGCCATTGTCTAGTTGTTGTCTTAGATAACCTTAGAATGACACTGCTGATTTTGATTAGCTTCTGTGTGGTGCAAATTACTAGGCAGGTTGAATTGGGGGTTTGTGTGCAGTTGTTGTTTTCAGACATTTTGAACTCAAACACACTGACTAGCACAGttgttatttaatatatttaaactaCTTATTTTGGATTTTAGACATCTGAATACCTAGTAACTAAATGGAATAGAAAGAATCTATAATAAAGGGATTCATAGATGCCAATGTTGAAATACAGTGATTTTGATGGATTTTCCAGCTAAGACAAATTTagaatcattatttaaaaatagaatcattatttaaaatattttaaaaagccaatgcAAGACTAATTGTTGGAAAGATGTTTTCTCGATACTCTTTATCAAGTTTATTCATGTGAATTATCTGGAGAATGTTTCGTTTATTTATCCCAACCTCTCAGACTACTATAAAGTCAACCCAAATTACAGATGAGCAATTTGTAGTTGATCATCTTTGCACTGCCATTCAATGAACATGTTGGTAACGGTTGCCTGCCTTATGTAGCATGAACAGTTGATTCTGACAATCAAGATCCTCTGCCTGCTGCAGTGGCCCATACGTGAACGGCTCCCCGTCAGcgccccagctactccaggactCTTCTCCTTGTAAGAAGACAAAAATGTGCCTGAGATCTCACCTATGAGACAAGATCACAGCAGTCACTGATATAGCAAAAGTTTAGGCATTTTTCTCAACACAAAGACTATCACCGCAAGTGGCACTTGCTACCTGGTGCATCTTTGAAAATTGTGCCTTTAGAAACAAGACACCCCTTTGAAGTAATATGCCTTCAAATGTTGTGATTTACATAAAGTAGCTCTTTCATtacttatatcatttttattaaaaatcttaaGTTAGATTATTTTTATGTCTGTTGAGCGAtttatttattatgctttaaaaCTGATGTGTCAGTGTTTCACATAATGGTTTAAAGGGCATTGAATTCAGAAGTTTAGAAAAGAAttgtaaaaattcaatttttttttttaaataatgaaggtTGGAAATAGCATATGTATCGTTAAGTACATTACCTGCTAAATAGATTACCATACAGCTAACCAATTGGTCATTGTAGAgactttaaaattctttattttatataacatttaataaCATGGAAAATTATATTATTGTATTAAAAACTGGCCTAATATGCCATATATAGTACAATTTTAGTTGTATTAAAAAGTTACATATGCATAAAGATAGACAGGAAGGAACTATACCAAAATGCTGACAGGGCCATTTCTGGAGATGAGATTATGGGcgtttttcattctctttttaatatatttttctgtatctgtaaatTTTTCTAATATACCAAGTATTGTGtataattagaaaacaataaatgttaatataaaatggAACACTGAAATTTTCTGAATAAGTGTATTCCCTGCATTGAGTAGAATAGCTCTCTGTTCTCTGAATATTGGGTAAATAATACTTAATAAGTTTCAATTGATAAGTTTCTGTATATTGCTTGCAAGTAGTTTTCAGTGTGAGATGTAAGGCTTAGATATCAGGGATGCTCACTCACTTAGCGGTAGACATCACTGCAGTCATGGGGCCAATGCTGACATAAACATCCAGTGGAGTACACATAACCCTTAGCAGGATGGTCTTCCTACCCAACTACATAACCATGACAGAGCATCCAGGCTGGCCATTGGCAGTGACAGACATTGCAGACAGATCATTTACCTGTTTCGAATGGGAAAGGCATTTCTTCAAGCTTGTGTGTCCCTTTATCACATAGCTGTTAATGAAAGGACTCAAACATCCCTTTGATCCACATCACTGTCTACATGTGATGGCTTTCCTGGTGGCTGCCTGCATAAacacattttctctatttctagaAGTGGATTAAATTGTAGGAGTATATACTTTCACTTGATTTTGGTTCAAATTAAATCATAGTAATTAAaaacggattttttttttaagtgagagaaAATATAATGGCAAACTCTGGAAAGGTTCTGTTTCTACTTTAATATCAtcagcaaattctttttttttcttaactacttgaTATATGAATGAACAGATTGCTTGATTAGGTTACTTGATGAAGTTTGCAAAGTAGGTTAGCAAGTTGGCATTTACTTTGTTTACTCAGAAAAATACCATTTGTTAAATTACCTTATTTGGGAGGgcttatatatttgtaaaaattacagtttttataTTAGTTTAGACTAGTGTTGCTCTTTCTGaaaattattactatttaaaGTAAtggaattttacataaaattttaagtcAAACAAAACTATGAACATATAtagtaattaaatattttagagtagTTACACACAGAtgagatagacagatagatagatacattaaaaaaaatagaagatatcTTTCCAGAAAGTAACATTAAATTGAACtcacaaaatgatttaaaaatggaaagaatttctGCATACTATCCCAGAGTTTctacagaattaaaataatagaaatatataaaaggaacaaaacatcTTCTGGTTAATTCTAGATAATCTTTCTCAATGTATCAGAAGACATTTTTGCACTGCCTTTAAAAAGTACGTCACAAATAGATCTCAGCATAACTGTGcattattttagataaaatatctCCTACCTGGCTCTGTTGCTTGTTGGGTAGACAATCAACAGTGAAGGCCAAGTGTATTGGGGAGGTGACATCAATCCAAATGACTTGCGATGTGCTGTGAACATTCTAATCTGGTATTATGAAATGTTATTTGACTGGACTTGGATGTCTGTATTAAATGCAGTATGATTTTGACAATTTAGGCTCAGGTTCTATAAAACTATGTGTTGGTattccactatttttttttgatatatgGTTTTGATCTCAGGTTTCaagttactgattttatttctttacagatGAAACCACCAACAGCCCATCCCTCAATTCTCACAACCGTAAAAATTATTGAGTTGGTGTTTAGGCCTTCTTGGTGCTTCACACCATATGTAGAATTTAAagttgtaaaaaacaaaactgcatgcTTCCATTTGGCTATTAAAGAAGGAtgacaaacaaaattattttagagagtGATAGTAATTGGCCAGGTTGAATTGAATAGGGCTAAAACTCTAACTCATAGAAATTCAAGAAGTGTAGCAAGTCATAATTTATTCAAGCTCCCTATAAAGTCTTCTAACCTAACATGTCAAAGCCAAGTTCATGATCTCTATACCCCACCATATCTCCTTGTAGTATCTTCGCTTTCAGATAATGATGGCAGCATTAATCAACTCAAGTAAGTAGCAAGTTGgcttattttctttcctatccAATCCAACATCAAGTCTTTtcaattttgtatctttaatgtTTCTGGGGTCTACCTACTTACTTTCTTTCCCAAGTGCACCACCTAAATTCAAATGTCAATCATTTGTCCCTGGGGTACTGCCATGACCTCCTAAGTGGTCCACTTACACTATTTTTATCTCTCTCTAGTCAACTGTCCTCTACAGAATAAGCATAACCATCTTTAGAATGTACAACCCGATTATGCTCCCCTATGaacattcactcacacacacacacactcccacattTGCACACACAGAAGACTCAATCACTCCTAATAAATGAGAGGTAGTCACAGCTCATCAATCCCGGCTCTGGTCTAGCTCCTGGTGACCCCTATGATCCATCCCTGCAGGCTGCTCTCCACAGCTTCCTGTGTTCCAGCTGCATCTGCCTTCCCGCAGTCACTTATGTACATCATGTTGCCTTTTGCCACAGGGTCTTTCCATTTCCCTCAGCTTAGAATCTCCTCACTTAATGTCTACTTATCTTTGAAACCTTAGCTCTAAAGTCACTTCCACTGAGAAACCTTCTCCGACCTCACTGACTGAAGTAGATTTTCCATTATCCACTCAGTTAGTGCATATCTCTCTCCTTCCCAGCACTAATCACAGATATAATTTTACAATTGCTTATGTAGTTATTTGATTAATATAGGTTTCATCCATTACACTATAAACTACAAGAAAGTAAGATCAAGGGTCATGCCTGCTTTGCTGAATATTGTGTACCCAGCCtctgacattcaataaatatttgcaaaggaaTGGCAATGGTTCTTTAGCCAGGACTGGTCACAACCTCAAGAAGCATTACTTTTCAGTGGGAAGAAGGAAACACTAAATcagtaaagaaatgaagaaaatgttttctaatagtGATACGTGCTGTAAAGGAAATGAAGTGTTTTGTGGGAGAGTGATGAGATAGGGTGGAGGTAGAGGGAGGGCAACTTGGATTGGTGAAGTTAGGAAAGGACTCAGTGAGAAGCTGGCTTTGGGATGGAGTCCTGAAGGAGGAGAAGTGACTAGTTTTGTGAGAAGTACTCTGGGCAGAGAAAATAGCCAGTGGGGCTTGCTATGCTCTGCATTGTGTATATAGCCTCTTGTTACACTGCTGTGAAGAGGCAATGGCTTTGGAAGAATTTTGCATTTTCCATGTGGAGGTCAAATTGTGAACAGCTTTTTTTCCCAACTACACCCACACTGAGAAATAGCAGGGTGTGGGGACTATGCCCTTTCTTCTTCAAGTCCCTCAGGGTGATCTATATATTGTCCCCAATAACACTGCACAGTAGCATGCATACAAAGTAACCGAAGTCCAGTGGGGCACGCCCTCAGGTGTCTCCAGGCCTTGAAATAATTCTCTAAACTAACCAGGTAAGTTCTACCCTATCATTTCCTTTCTACCCCTCACACCAAGTGGGTAAGTGCATTGCTATGAAAGGTTTGTCTCTAGTTTCTTTTTGACAAACtatatttctagaaaaattttATATCAAAGGACTAGATAAAAGGGAGAGCTACACTATCACCTTCCTTACACAATCATGAAGAAAGAATGTATTTCAGTTCTGGGGTCTGAAAAGTTTTCTCCATTATAGTCAAATCACTTGGTTCTCAAAAGGTTAAGAAAAAAGCTTATGATGTGTTTCTAATATATCTTCAAACAActtttattcaacttttaaataccttttaattaaattcattataaccaaatatttatttcatttattcagaaaaaacCATATTTCTGTTATAGTTTTATCTGACTAAGAGGGTTAGACCATACAAGTTTTGCTTCATTATTTTTAGTTAGGTATATTGGAGTTTGTTTGCCTCCAAATTATAAACCCCAAATATATTAAATCCTTTGCACTTTAGTAATTATTTGATTAACAGCCAACTGAAATTTAAGCTTAATGagtattttatccttttctcATGCTTAGCAGAGGTTTTTGAATTAGTGAATGAAGTTACTGGGACTATGATTTGTATGTCAATACACTACAAAGCTTAGTGTTTTACAATTCTTTTTCAAGGAAGAAcgactaacattttattttcaaatgaactacctttgaaaatatttgtgcAATCTTAAGAAGCATATTTAGAGAGCTGCTTATTTTTGGATTTCAAGCTAAATTTCACCATGAAAAGGGAAGACAGATAAAACTCATAAACTCATCATTTTACTTTGCTCTTTTTTATCCTAGATGGATTTCACATATCTGCTTATTTTCTGTTACTACTGATACAGCTTAATATTCTGGAAGGAGACTGTATTGTTTTCTCTCTATTGTGCAAAAGACATCCTTTTACCTTGATATGTTTGACTGGTGTTCATGGCAGTCCCTGAGTTAGGAGCATATTTGAGTGTGTTTGATGGTGAATATAAGACCTCAATTGGTCCTGAGTTCTGGACCCCACAGGAGTAAGGGTTTTGAATTGAAAGCGAGGTAGGCCTCATTTAAAGGAGCAATGTAGGACTGGAATAAGAAACTGGGGATCTGTGGAGGTGAATTAGTTACTCTTAcacatatttaaaagtttaacaaATCTGTAACTGACCAATTAATTCTAAATCAATGaacaagtattttctttctggaaatattttttaaacactattccatatgttttcttttttcaaaattctagAACATGTTAAATTTCAGACAGTCAAATCATTCTCCAGCTAATCATTCTAATTAGTTATTTATAGCATTTGGGTGAAGCATATCTCATATTTCTTCAAAGAGCACTAATGACTTCTCTAATGTTAATAGTTAAAAACATGGTAAGGCAGAGAGAAAGGCTGGAAGTATATTACAACAGTGTAAAAACTCCATAAGCACCTTGTTTGCTGTCCAAACAAGCAGCAATTTATTTTGGCAAATCTGCAGTCCTTAAATTCTCATAATCTGATGTGTCTAAGACTCATGTAGGGAGTTTGAGAAAGTGCAGATAGCAGGGCTCCCTCTCCAGAAATCCCACACCCATAGTCCTGAGCTGAGGGCTAGGAATCTCATTCTTCAATGAGGGCTTCTGGAGATTTGTTTCTGGTACAGAGAGTAACATTTCTTTACACTGCCTATGGGCAAAACTGCCACTGTCCCTCTGCCCAAAGTCTGGGAGTAAGCTGCTTTTGTTAAGCTATGGTGGCCATTTTGGTGTGAAAAAAGCACAATGACCTGGGAGAGCAAGTGAGTGATTCTGGAAACAAAATCATGTAAAATAGTGAGGTTATTTCAAATCAGGAAgatgtaaaggtaaactgaggctggagctgaaccgggaacgaagacacaaggcaaatggcagtgagaatagcctttattaGGACTCACGGGCGAGGTTCCTCAGTCCAAGGGTGCGGGCCAAGGAAGTcgcgctgagggaggagggtaggggctttttatagcccgagaggtagggaagctggttgtgcaaatAGGGCTTGGagggtcttgaaactactagggcaggagttgagtaagggtcatgaggaaggggtctttggaaactgttaaccgaaactgctgtttatgaacttgtggaatgcaggtgagctgcaggtcatgggggagtgtggttgcccagccgGAACCTCTGACATATGTAAGTCTGCTGGTGtgtacaagggtgaagggagtctttaacaaaaggcTTGCTATGCCGGGTAACgccgccatgttgggtctagattcctgcctagCAGAAGGGTTAGAAGTTAAATATACATAAGTAATCAAGTTCAAACATTGTAGGAAAAGTTGGAGTTCAGAAAGATTATCAAGTTTTGTAGGTAGTTTTCTTTCACAtccttaaatattaataattacagaCAGCtgctaattttaaattaaaatgtctgttttgtttttttaggtcGTAATTCATTCACGACTTTCATTAGAGATAAATGCAatcttaaaaatgatatttttttcaatttatctccattcatataaaatgtatatcGTGTTTATGCTTACCTGATAATAACGTATATTTTCTTCTGTCATTCTGCAGTGGCACCATGGCTTTGAAAATGAATACAGGTGGCctaacaaacacattaaaaaaatagactaATATGGGCCATCATGTGTCTCACACTTGCAATCTCAGTatgctgggaggtggagatgggaggatcactgtagctgaggagtttgagatgagaccagcctgggcaacacagagaaatgTCATCcctgtaaaaaatacaaaaaagaaattaaccaggtttggtggcacctgtggtcccaactacttgggagggtgaggccaggtgtagaggctgcagtgagctagataacgccactgcactctagtccagcctgggtgacaaagcaagaccctatctcaaaagaaggaagggaaggaaaggggaggggagggaaggggagggaaggggaggggagggaggggggagggaaaggaaaggggatggggaaggggaagggagggggaagggaaagggaggggagggagaaagaaagaaagaaagagaagaaagaaaagaagaaagaaagagaagaaagaaagagaagaaagaaagaaaaagaaaaagaaagaaagaaagagaaagaaagagagaaagaaggaagggaggaaaggaggagaggaaagcaTTACATGATTG of Macaca fascicularis isolate 582-1 chromosome 8, T2T-MFA8v1.1 contains these proteins:
- the PPDPFL gene encoding pancreatic progenitor cell differentiation and proliferation factor-like protein, which gives rise to MASVPSIGCLLARNQYYRKSSVSSVSSLTGSDSINFIDDDKSQQGLPEVAESTWWFKFFFHSEPVLSNVRTKDLSANGMNS